One uncultured Methanobrevibacter sp. DNA segment encodes these proteins:
- a CDS encoding DUF2070 family protein — protein MSSMSSVAGLSKYITTLPKTKFSIIGMILISTLTGSLYFLIDSVSHSILEEILYGGIYFLMIIGITSIMSGGLNQQVISIMDGINVKIKHSMFLSALSMTILCIILLIGGVISRILNLDIFLNSLLFGCVLIYGFNTLVFWATSKMRFTKAVTVALIQPVLILAMYILVTFLVIDTSFLGPIIIQITLKALIAGIIFVLAIYAFITIIASPFKKNLGIGVLDLLSLFIAHMNEGSNSLEGLFENMSEAIDTVVTFVSFKTENGIKALFISPSVHPGPLGDLGGSNMPTILANKFDHFTMVAHGPSTHDFNPIAVSEIDKIETAVKKGLKKVEYKPSASEFVRYNAQTANIGVQFFNEGMVILSTFAPEGSDDIEFGVGLTMMAQSRSKCAVKDSVIVDCHNSFAPESGEVLPGNAEVFYLIDVIDKIKTDQDKTNIKVGCWQNNMDTLNKQEGIGESGLKTMIIEVNNQRTAYVLFDSNNMEVGFRQEIMEAVKDLEIDEIEVMTTDTHTVNTISRGYNPVGITKRPEILEYVKKSIKEAINDLEEVEVGTGTEKIENLNTFGPKNSTELISTISSVVAVSKIIAPVLLITSLIIAFIWIFFGL, from the coding sequence ATGTCAAGCATGAGTAGCGTTGCAGGACTTTCAAAATATATAACCACCCTGCCCAAAACAAAATTTTCCATAATTGGAATGATATTGATAAGTACCCTAACAGGATCATTATATTTTTTAATTGATTCCGTGAGCCATAGTATTCTAGAAGAAATCTTATATGGTGGAATTTATTTTTTAATGATTATCGGTATTACATCAATTATGAGTGGTGGGCTTAATCAGCAGGTCATAAGTATAATGGATGGTATAAACGTTAAAATAAAGCATTCCATGTTTTTGTCTGCACTTTCAATGACAATATTATGCATCATATTACTTATTGGAGGAGTAATTTCAAGAATCCTAAATTTGGATATCTTTTTAAACTCATTATTATTCGGTTGTGTTTTGATATATGGGTTCAACACATTAGTATTCTGGGCCACTTCAAAGATGAGGTTCACAAAAGCGGTTACAGTAGCATTAATTCAACCAGTGCTCATATTGGCAATGTACATTCTCGTTACATTTTTAGTAATTGACACTAGTTTTTTAGGACCTATAATTATACAAATTACATTAAAAGCATTGATTGCTGGAATAATATTTGTTTTAGCGATTTATGCATTTATCACAATAATAGCTTCCCCATTTAAGAAAAACTTAGGAATTGGAGTTTTAGATTTATTGAGTTTATTCATTGCACACATGAACGAAGGTTCAAATTCTCTTGAAGGACTGTTTGAAAATATGAGTGAAGCTATTGATACAGTAGTCACATTTGTTAGTTTCAAGACTGAAAATGGAATAAAAGCATTATTCATTTCACCATCTGTCCATCCAGGGCCACTTGGAGACCTTGGAGGATCCAATATGCCAACAATTCTAGCAAACAAATTCGATCACTTCACCATGGTCGCACATGGACCATCAACTCACGATTTCAACCCAATTGCAGTTTCTGAAATAGATAAAATCGAAACTGCAGTAAAAAAGGGATTGAAAAAAGTCGAATATAAACCTAGCGCAAGCGAATTTGTAAGATACAATGCACAAACAGCAAACATTGGAGTTCAATTTTTCAATGAAGGGATGGTGATATTATCAACATTTGCACCAGAGGGCAGTGATGACATTGAATTTGGTGTTGGACTTACAATGATGGCTCAAAGCAGAAGCAAATGTGCTGTTAAAGATTCCGTAATTGTTGATTGTCATAACTCCTTTGCTCCTGAAAGTGGAGAAGTTTTGCCTGGAAATGCTGAAGTATTCTATTTGATTGACGTGATTGATAAAATTAAGACAGATCAAGATAAAACAAACATAAAAGTTGGATGCTGGCAAAACAATATGGATACACTTAATAAACAGGAAGGAATTGGAGAAAGTGGCTTGAAAACAATGATTATAGAAGTAAATAATCAAAGAACAGCTTATGTTTTATTTGATTCCAACAATATGGAAGTCGGATTTAGACAGGAGATAATGGAAGCGGTAAAAGATTTGGAAATCGATGAAATTGAAGTAATGACTACTGATACACATACAGTCAACACCATTTCAAGAGGATACAATCCAGTTGGAATTACCAAAAGACCTGAAATTTTAGAATATGTTAAAAAAAGTATAAAAGAAGCAATTAATGATTTAGAAGAAGTTGAAGTTGGAACTGGAACCGAAAAAATAGAAAATCTCAACACATTTGGTCCAAAAAATTCAACTGAACTAATCTCAACAATCAGTTCAGTTGTTGCAGTCAGTAAAATTATAGCTCCAGTTTTACTAATAACTTCATTAATAATTGCATTTATTTGGATATTCTTCGGTTTATAA